The following are encoded in a window of Panicum virgatum strain AP13 chromosome 5N, P.virgatum_v5, whole genome shotgun sequence genomic DNA:
- the LOC120675179 gene encoding uncharacterized protein LOC120675179: protein MERQRLREERTKKGFTVDPEAKYRKGSWEEYFQKLEANKRMEEMEKMEDLAQEAQMEAMQALVADLPHKVPNVENDVSSASTEVLGVRATQMEAMKALVGDLPGQDHPSDRKGKAADTPVVDNQGSSAMQDKGKSASEHDHVPDDGDDDEWWSMNADEVEVIVSQIEVRQGKAIVEDDGDDDDDGWGELLIEGDSD, encoded by the coding sequence atggagaggcAGAGGTTAAGGGAGGaaagaacaaagaaaggttttaCTGTTGATCCGGAAGCTAAATACCGAAAGGGTTCATGGGAAgaatattttcagaaattggAGGCTAACAAGAGGAtggaagaaatggaaaagatggAGGATTTAGCTCAGGAGGCTCAGATGGAGGCAATGCAGGCCCTAGTTGCCGATCTGCCACACAAGGTGCCCAACGTTGAGAACGATGTGTCATCCGCGAGCACGGAGGTTTTGGGTGTTAGAGCTACTCAAATGGAGGCAATGAAGGCACTTGTAGGAGACTTACCTGGCCAGGATCACCCGTCTGACAGGAAAGGAAAAGCAGCGGACACACCTGTAGTCGATAACCAAGGGAGTAGTGCAATGCAGGACAAAGGGAAGAGTGCTTCTGAGCATGACCACGTTcctgatgatggagatgatgacgaGTGGTGGTCAATGAATGCAGATGAAGTAGAAGTCATAGTGTCCCAAATTGAGGTAAGACAGGGGAAAGCTATAGTcgaagatgatggagatgatgatgatgatggttggGGAGAGCTTTTGATTGAAGGCGACTCTGATTAG